The following proteins are co-located in the Pomacea canaliculata isolate SZHN2017 linkage group LG10, ASM307304v1, whole genome shotgun sequence genome:
- the LOC112574319 gene encoding alpha-N-acetylglucosaminidase-like isoform X1, translating into MELLTQFGLLLCVCCLGVFSTREYAALNKLKSKTPTSVQEDTVAAMVQRIVGDRASDFIIVVDPSLAPNAPDTFRLEMSGAKLQVTGTSGVAAAMGFYYYLKQFCNSQFTWAGQNINLTSPLPRLSSPITIQAVDKFRYYQNVCTVSYSFAFWDWKRWEREIDWMALNGFNLPLAFTGQEAIFQRLYMNMGISFEDLEGFFGGPAFLAWSRMGNIQGWGGPLPQMWITNQLILQHQIVKRMRDFGMITVLPAFAGHVPAVFKTIFPKANISQFGSWGNFNKTYSFTYLLDFNDPLFQVVGSKLIELLQNEFGVDHIYNADTFNEMNPSSKNPAYLQAAGRSVFSAMEKADPDAVWLMQGGTFNFVEFWGPEEVKALVTAIPQGRLIILDLISELAPVYQRVESYYGQPFIWCMLHNFGGNMELYGDLNSINYGPFHGRSFPNSTMIGIGVTMEGINQNEVVYEFMNENAWRTSPRNITDWISNFVKQRYGRTTHGIDKAWQLLKTSVFNCSDGHIDVGHVIFTQRPSPNYNVLSDLWYDPELLFAAWDYFIQAIPDFLENDLFRYDLVDITRNSLQTVTLYYYSNAVWAFKTNDIFGIKDAGKLLSELLLDIDTLLASDKRFLLGTWLAQANAWGTDANEQALLRYNALNQITLWGPDGEIVDYASKQWAGVVKDYYKPRWDFFIDYIIQVVQNMTHFDDYIFNELLLEKVEKPFTFSTTNYPTTPTGNPFQLAQQFHLKYRESATPNLLQHLKMMSYDAKLTKLPKISRSYQHGYNKWRRWPSVK; encoded by the exons AGTATGCTGCCTTGAATAAATTAAAGTCCAAGACTCCGACCAGTGTACAGGAAGATACAGTGGCTGCCATGGTTCAGCGTATTGTTGGCGACAGAGCATCAGATTTCATCATCGTTGTTGATCCTTCTCTGGCTCCTAATGCTCCTGACACTTTTAGG TTAGAAATGTCAGGTGCAAAACTACAGGTGACAGGAACTTCTGGAGTGGCAGCAGCAATGGGGTTTTACTACTATTTGAAGCAGTTCTGTAACAGTCAGTTCACTTGGGCTGGGCAAAACATCAACCTGACATCTCCCTTACCGAGACTGAGCTCACCTATCACCATCCAGGCTGTTGATAA ATTTCGATATTACCAGAATGTGTGCACAGTCAGCTATTCCTTTGCATTCTGGGATTGGAAACGCTGGGAACGTGAGATTGACTGGATGGCTCTGAATGGATTTAATCTCCCTCTGGCCTTTACTGGACAAGAAGCAATTTTTCAGAGg CTTTACATGAATATGGGGATTTCCTTTGAGGATTTGGAGGGATTCTTTGGTGGTCCAGCTTTCCTGGCATG GTCACGTATGGGCAACATCCAAGGCTGGGGCGGGCCATTGCCACAAATGTGGATTACCAACCAATTGATTTTGCAACACCAGATTGTAAAGCGGATGCGGGATTTCGGCATGATTACTGTACTGCCAGCTTTTGCTGGCCATGTACCAGCAGTTTTCAAAAC AATATTTCCCAAGGCAAATATTTCTCAGTTTGGATCTTGGGGAAACTTCAATAAAACATATTCATT cACATATTTACTGGACTTCAATGATCCTCTCTTTCAGGTTGTTGGATCAAAATTAATTGAATTG cTGCAAAACGAATTTGGAGTTGACCATATCTACAATGCCGATACATTCAATGAAATGAATCCAAGCTCCAA GAATCCTGCTTATCTGCAGGCTGCTGGAAGATCTGTGTTCAGTGCCATGGAGAAAGCTGACCCTGATGCTGTTTG GTTAATGCAAGGTGGTACCTTCAACTTTGTTGAATTTTGGGGACCTGAGGAGGTGAAGGCTCTTGTGACTGCTATACCTCAG GGTCGTTTGATCATCTTGGATCTGATATCGGAGCTGGCTCCTGTGTATCAGCGAGTAGAGTCGTACTATGGACAGCCATTTATATGGTGTATGCTACACAACTTCGGCGGCAACATGGAATTGTATGGCGACCTGAATAGCATAAACTAT GGCCCTTTTCATGGGCGGTCATTTCCCAATAGCACCATGATTGGCATTGGGGTTACCATGGAAGGCATCAATCAGAACGAGGTGGTGTATGAATTTATGAATGAGAATGCTTGGCGAACTTCTCCGCGTAACATCACAGACTG gATTTCAAACTTTGTAAAACAACGCTATGGTCGCACAACTCATGGCATTGACAAAGCCTGGCAGCTATTGAAG ACCAGTGTGTTTAATTGTTCTGATGGACACATTGATGTTGGTCACGTCATTTTCACCCAGCGGCCGTCTCCAAACTACAATGTTTTAAGTGAT CTGTGGTATGATCCTGAGCTTCTTTTTGCTGCTTGGGACTACTTTATCCAAGCCATTCCTGACTTTCTGGAAAATGACCTTTTTCg CTATGACCTGGTGGACATCACTCGAAACAGTCTGCAGACAGTAACCCTTTATTATTACTCTAATGCTGTCTGGGCTTTCAAGACAAATGACATATTTGGTATAAA GGATGCTGGGAAATTGTTGTCAGAACTACTACTTGACATTGACACATTGTTGGCCTCAGATAAACGTTTTCTTTTGGGCACATGGCTGGCGCAAGCTAATGCTTGGGGAACAGATGCTAATGAACAGGCACTCCTGCGCTACAACGCTCTCAACCAGATCACTCTCTGGGGCCCTGATGGAGAG aTTGTGGATTATGCTTCTAAACAGTGGGCTGGTGTTGTAAAAga TTACTACAAGCCACGCTGGGACTTCTTCATTGACTATATTATCCAGGTTGTTCAGAAT ATGACCCACTTTGATGACTACATTTTTAACGAGCTTTTGCTGGAGAAAGTAGAGAAACCTTTTACCTTCTCCACCACTAACTATCCTACAACACCTACGG gcAATCCATTCCAGCTGGCACAACAGTTTCACTTAAAGTATAGAGAGAGTGCAACACCAAACTTGCTTCAACATCTCAAGATGATGTCCTACGACGCTAAACTGACAAAGTTGCCAAAAATCAGCCGAAGTTACCAGCATGGTTACAATAAGTGGCGTAGATGGCCATCGGTCAAATAA
- the LOC112574319 gene encoding alpha-N-acetylglucosaminidase-like isoform X2 — translation MSGAKLQVTGTSGVAAAMGFYYYLKQFCNSQFTWAGQNINLTSPLPRLSSPITIQAVDKFRYYQNVCTVSYSFAFWDWKRWEREIDWMALNGFNLPLAFTGQEAIFQRLYMNMGISFEDLEGFFGGPAFLAWSRMGNIQGWGGPLPQMWITNQLILQHQIVKRMRDFGMITVLPAFAGHVPAVFKTIFPKANISQFGSWGNFNKTYSFTYLLDFNDPLFQVVGSKLIELLQNEFGVDHIYNADTFNEMNPSSKNPAYLQAAGRSVFSAMEKADPDAVWLMQGGTFNFVEFWGPEEVKALVTAIPQGRLIILDLISELAPVYQRVESYYGQPFIWCMLHNFGGNMELYGDLNSINYGPFHGRSFPNSTMIGIGVTMEGINQNEVVYEFMNENAWRTSPRNITDWISNFVKQRYGRTTHGIDKAWQLLKTSVFNCSDGHIDVGHVIFTQRPSPNYNVLSDLWYDPELLFAAWDYFIQAIPDFLENDLFRYDLVDITRNSLQTVTLYYYSNAVWAFKTNDIFGIKDAGKLLSELLLDIDTLLASDKRFLLGTWLAQANAWGTDANEQALLRYNALNQITLWGPDGEIVDYASKQWAGVVKDYYKPRWDFFIDYIIQVVQNMTHFDDYIFNELLLEKVEKPFTFSTTNYPTTPTGNPFQLAQQFHLKYRESATPNLLQHLKMMSYDAKLTKLPKISRSYQHGYNKWRRWPSVK, via the exons ATGTCAGGTGCAAAACTACAGGTGACAGGAACTTCTGGAGTGGCAGCAGCAATGGGGTTTTACTACTATTTGAAGCAGTTCTGTAACAGTCAGTTCACTTGGGCTGGGCAAAACATCAACCTGACATCTCCCTTACCGAGACTGAGCTCACCTATCACCATCCAGGCTGTTGATAA ATTTCGATATTACCAGAATGTGTGCACAGTCAGCTATTCCTTTGCATTCTGGGATTGGAAACGCTGGGAACGTGAGATTGACTGGATGGCTCTGAATGGATTTAATCTCCCTCTGGCCTTTACTGGACAAGAAGCAATTTTTCAGAGg CTTTACATGAATATGGGGATTTCCTTTGAGGATTTGGAGGGATTCTTTGGTGGTCCAGCTTTCCTGGCATG GTCACGTATGGGCAACATCCAAGGCTGGGGCGGGCCATTGCCACAAATGTGGATTACCAACCAATTGATTTTGCAACACCAGATTGTAAAGCGGATGCGGGATTTCGGCATGATTACTGTACTGCCAGCTTTTGCTGGCCATGTACCAGCAGTTTTCAAAAC AATATTTCCCAAGGCAAATATTTCTCAGTTTGGATCTTGGGGAAACTTCAATAAAACATATTCATT cACATATTTACTGGACTTCAATGATCCTCTCTTTCAGGTTGTTGGATCAAAATTAATTGAATTG cTGCAAAACGAATTTGGAGTTGACCATATCTACAATGCCGATACATTCAATGAAATGAATCCAAGCTCCAA GAATCCTGCTTATCTGCAGGCTGCTGGAAGATCTGTGTTCAGTGCCATGGAGAAAGCTGACCCTGATGCTGTTTG GTTAATGCAAGGTGGTACCTTCAACTTTGTTGAATTTTGGGGACCTGAGGAGGTGAAGGCTCTTGTGACTGCTATACCTCAG GGTCGTTTGATCATCTTGGATCTGATATCGGAGCTGGCTCCTGTGTATCAGCGAGTAGAGTCGTACTATGGACAGCCATTTATATGGTGTATGCTACACAACTTCGGCGGCAACATGGAATTGTATGGCGACCTGAATAGCATAAACTAT GGCCCTTTTCATGGGCGGTCATTTCCCAATAGCACCATGATTGGCATTGGGGTTACCATGGAAGGCATCAATCAGAACGAGGTGGTGTATGAATTTATGAATGAGAATGCTTGGCGAACTTCTCCGCGTAACATCACAGACTG gATTTCAAACTTTGTAAAACAACGCTATGGTCGCACAACTCATGGCATTGACAAAGCCTGGCAGCTATTGAAG ACCAGTGTGTTTAATTGTTCTGATGGACACATTGATGTTGGTCACGTCATTTTCACCCAGCGGCCGTCTCCAAACTACAATGTTTTAAGTGAT CTGTGGTATGATCCTGAGCTTCTTTTTGCTGCTTGGGACTACTTTATCCAAGCCATTCCTGACTTTCTGGAAAATGACCTTTTTCg CTATGACCTGGTGGACATCACTCGAAACAGTCTGCAGACAGTAACCCTTTATTATTACTCTAATGCTGTCTGGGCTTTCAAGACAAATGACATATTTGGTATAAA GGATGCTGGGAAATTGTTGTCAGAACTACTACTTGACATTGACACATTGTTGGCCTCAGATAAACGTTTTCTTTTGGGCACATGGCTGGCGCAAGCTAATGCTTGGGGAACAGATGCTAATGAACAGGCACTCCTGCGCTACAACGCTCTCAACCAGATCACTCTCTGGGGCCCTGATGGAGAG aTTGTGGATTATGCTTCTAAACAGTGGGCTGGTGTTGTAAAAga TTACTACAAGCCACGCTGGGACTTCTTCATTGACTATATTATCCAGGTTGTTCAGAAT ATGACCCACTTTGATGACTACATTTTTAACGAGCTTTTGCTGGAGAAAGTAGAGAAACCTTTTACCTTCTCCACCACTAACTATCCTACAACACCTACGG gcAATCCATTCCAGCTGGCACAACAGTTTCACTTAAAGTATAGAGAGAGTGCAACACCAAACTTGCTTCAACATCTCAAGATGATGTCCTACGACGCTAAACTGACAAAGTTGCCAAAAATCAGCCGAAGTTACCAGCATGGTTACAATAAGTGGCGTAGATGGCCATCGGTCAAATAA
- the LOC112574319 gene encoding alpha-N-acetylglucosaminidase-like isoform X3 yields MALNGFNLPLAFTGQEAIFQRLYMNMGISFEDLEGFFGGPAFLAWSRMGNIQGWGGPLPQMWITNQLILQHQIVKRMRDFGMITVLPAFAGHVPAVFKTIFPKANISQFGSWGNFNKTYSFTYLLDFNDPLFQVVGSKLIELLQNEFGVDHIYNADTFNEMNPSSKNPAYLQAAGRSVFSAMEKADPDAVWLMQGGTFNFVEFWGPEEVKALVTAIPQGRLIILDLISELAPVYQRVESYYGQPFIWCMLHNFGGNMELYGDLNSINYGPFHGRSFPNSTMIGIGVTMEGINQNEVVYEFMNENAWRTSPRNITDWISNFVKQRYGRTTHGIDKAWQLLKTSVFNCSDGHIDVGHVIFTQRPSPNYNVLSDLWYDPELLFAAWDYFIQAIPDFLENDLFRYDLVDITRNSLQTVTLYYYSNAVWAFKTNDIFGIKDAGKLLSELLLDIDTLLASDKRFLLGTWLAQANAWGTDANEQALLRYNALNQITLWGPDGEIVDYASKQWAGVVKDYYKPRWDFFIDYIIQVVQNMTHFDDYIFNELLLEKVEKPFTFSTTNYPTTPTGNPFQLAQQFHLKYRESATPNLLQHLKMMSYDAKLTKLPKISRSYQHGYNKWRRWPSVK; encoded by the exons ATGGCTCTGAATGGATTTAATCTCCCTCTGGCCTTTACTGGACAAGAAGCAATTTTTCAGAGg CTTTACATGAATATGGGGATTTCCTTTGAGGATTTGGAGGGATTCTTTGGTGGTCCAGCTTTCCTGGCATG GTCACGTATGGGCAACATCCAAGGCTGGGGCGGGCCATTGCCACAAATGTGGATTACCAACCAATTGATTTTGCAACACCAGATTGTAAAGCGGATGCGGGATTTCGGCATGATTACTGTACTGCCAGCTTTTGCTGGCCATGTACCAGCAGTTTTCAAAAC AATATTTCCCAAGGCAAATATTTCTCAGTTTGGATCTTGGGGAAACTTCAATAAAACATATTCATT cACATATTTACTGGACTTCAATGATCCTCTCTTTCAGGTTGTTGGATCAAAATTAATTGAATTG cTGCAAAACGAATTTGGAGTTGACCATATCTACAATGCCGATACATTCAATGAAATGAATCCAAGCTCCAA GAATCCTGCTTATCTGCAGGCTGCTGGAAGATCTGTGTTCAGTGCCATGGAGAAAGCTGACCCTGATGCTGTTTG GTTAATGCAAGGTGGTACCTTCAACTTTGTTGAATTTTGGGGACCTGAGGAGGTGAAGGCTCTTGTGACTGCTATACCTCAG GGTCGTTTGATCATCTTGGATCTGATATCGGAGCTGGCTCCTGTGTATCAGCGAGTAGAGTCGTACTATGGACAGCCATTTATATGGTGTATGCTACACAACTTCGGCGGCAACATGGAATTGTATGGCGACCTGAATAGCATAAACTAT GGCCCTTTTCATGGGCGGTCATTTCCCAATAGCACCATGATTGGCATTGGGGTTACCATGGAAGGCATCAATCAGAACGAGGTGGTGTATGAATTTATGAATGAGAATGCTTGGCGAACTTCTCCGCGTAACATCACAGACTG gATTTCAAACTTTGTAAAACAACGCTATGGTCGCACAACTCATGGCATTGACAAAGCCTGGCAGCTATTGAAG ACCAGTGTGTTTAATTGTTCTGATGGACACATTGATGTTGGTCACGTCATTTTCACCCAGCGGCCGTCTCCAAACTACAATGTTTTAAGTGAT CTGTGGTATGATCCTGAGCTTCTTTTTGCTGCTTGGGACTACTTTATCCAAGCCATTCCTGACTTTCTGGAAAATGACCTTTTTCg CTATGACCTGGTGGACATCACTCGAAACAGTCTGCAGACAGTAACCCTTTATTATTACTCTAATGCTGTCTGGGCTTTCAAGACAAATGACATATTTGGTATAAA GGATGCTGGGAAATTGTTGTCAGAACTACTACTTGACATTGACACATTGTTGGCCTCAGATAAACGTTTTCTTTTGGGCACATGGCTGGCGCAAGCTAATGCTTGGGGAACAGATGCTAATGAACAGGCACTCCTGCGCTACAACGCTCTCAACCAGATCACTCTCTGGGGCCCTGATGGAGAG aTTGTGGATTATGCTTCTAAACAGTGGGCTGGTGTTGTAAAAga TTACTACAAGCCACGCTGGGACTTCTTCATTGACTATATTATCCAGGTTGTTCAGAAT ATGACCCACTTTGATGACTACATTTTTAACGAGCTTTTGCTGGAGAAAGTAGAGAAACCTTTTACCTTCTCCACCACTAACTATCCTACAACACCTACGG gcAATCCATTCCAGCTGGCACAACAGTTTCACTTAAAGTATAGAGAGAGTGCAACACCAAACTTGCTTCAACATCTCAAGATGATGTCCTACGACGCTAAACTGACAAAGTTGCCAAAAATCAGCCGAAGTTACCAGCATGGTTACAATAAGTGGCGTAGATGGCCATCGGTCAAATAA